GAAGGCTACATTAAGCTCAACAAAAAAATTCCTCCTGAGGTACTGACTTCGCTGAACAGTATCGACGACGCTGCGCGCCTCGCCGATACCGTGGCGGCGCATATGCCGCTTAAGCTGGCGGATAAACAGTCCGTGCTGGAGATGTCCGACGTTAACGAACGTCTGGAATATCTGATGGCGATGATGGAATCGGAAATCGACCTGTTACAGGTTGAGAAACGTATCCGTAACCGCGTCAAAAAACAGATGGAGAAAAGCCAGCGCGAGTACTATCTGAATGAGCAGATGAAGGCTATTCAGAAAGAGCTGGGCGAAATGGATGACGCTCCGGACGAATACGAAGCGCTGAAACGCAAAATCGAAGCGTCAAAAATGCCGAAAGAGGCGCGTGAAAAAGCGGAAGCTGAACTGCAGAAGCTGAAAATGATGTCGCCCATGTCGGCAGAAGCGACGGTGGTGCGCGGCTATATCGAGTGGATGGTTCAGGTTCCGTGGAATGAGCGCAGCAAGGTGAAAAAAGACCTGCGTAAAGCTCAGGAAACGCTGGATCGCGACCACTACGGCCTGGAGCGCGTAAAAGACCGTATTCTTGAATATCTGGCGGTACAGAGTCGGGTTAATAAAATCAAAGGGCCGATCCTCTGCCTGGTAGGACCGCCGGGGGTAGGTAAAACCTCGCTGGGTCAGTCTATTGCCAAAGCGACCGGACGCAAGTATGTGCGTATGGCGCTGGGTGGCGTGCGTGATGAAGCGGAAATCCGTGGTCACCGCCGTACCTATATCGGCTCGATGCCGGGCAAACTGATCCAGAAAATGGCGAAAGTGGGCGTGAAAAACCCGCTGTTCCTGCTGGATGAGATCGACAAAATGTCTTCGGACATGCGTGGCGATCCTGCTTCTGCGCTGCTTGAGGTGCTGGATCCGGAACAGAACGTAGCGTTTAACGATCACTATCTGGAAGTGGATTACGATCTCTCCGATGTGATGTTCGTTGCCACCTCTAACTCGATGAATATCCCGGCACCGCTGTTGGATCGTATGGAAGTGATTCGTCTCTCTGGCTATACCGAAGATGAAAAGCTGAACATCGCGAAGCAGCATTTGCTGCCGAAGCAAATCGAACGTAATGCGCTGAAAGAGAGCGAAATTTCGGTAGATGACAGCGCTATCGTTGGCATCATTCGCTACTACACCCGTGAAGCGGGCGTGCGTAGCCTTGAACGTGAACTGTCGAAACTGTGCCGTAAGGCGGTAAAAGCGCTGCTGCTGGATAAAAATCTCAAACGCATCGACATCAATGGCGATAACCTGAAGGATTTCCTTGGCGTACAGCGCTTTGACTATGGGCGTGCCGACAGCGAAAACCGTGTTGGTCAGGTTACTGGCCTGGCGTGGACGGAAGTGGGCGGCGATCTGCTGACCATCGAAACCGCCTGCGTGCCGGGTAAAGGTAAGCTGACCTATACCGGCTCGCTGGGTGAAGTGATGCAGGAATCTATCCAGGCGGCGCTGACCGTGGTGCGTGCGCGCGCTGAAAAACTGGGTATCAACGGCGACTTCTACGAAAAACGTGATATCCATGTACACGTACCGGAAGGGGCAACGCCGAAGGATGGTCCCAGCGCCGGTATCGCTATGTGTACCGCACTGGTTTCCTGCCTCACCGGTAACCCGGTTCGCGCTGATGTGGCGATGACCGGCGAGATTACGCTGCGTGGTCAGGTATTGCCAATTGGCGGTCTGAAGGAAAAACTGCTGGCGGCTCATCGCGGCGGCATCAAAACGGTACTTATTCCTGAAGAAAACAAACGCGATTTGGAAGAGATTCCGGAAAACGTACTGGCGGATCTGGATGTCCATCCGGTTAAGCGCATTGAAGACGTGCTGACATTAGCGCTGCAAAACGCGCCTTATGGCATGCAGGTCGCTACGGCAAAATAGTATCTGGCGCTAAAATTAGCGAAAAAGCGGAGCTGGCGAGTCAAATCTGACTTGCCAGCTTTTTTTTGTGCCGCTAAGTTAAGGGGCTGTTGAAGCCGCAACCCAGAGAATTCCCGTTGTTTCGGCTCAACAACCTTGATATAACTGGCTGCGCATCTCGGCTGGCTGGACGCTCGTCGCGATAGTGAATAATAAAAGAGGGGATGAATAGAGTGAATAAGTCACAATTGATCGACAAGATTGCCGCAGACGCTGATATTTCTAAAGCGGCAGCAGGACGTGTTTTAGATGCTTTTATTAGCTCAGTTTCTGATTCATTGAAATCAGGCGATGAAGTAGCACTGGTTGGTTTTGGTACTTTCTCAGTACGTGAGCGTTCTGAGCGTACAGGCCGTAACCCACAGACAGGTAAAGAAATTACCATCCCGGCAAGCAAAGTACCGGGTTTCCGTGCCGGTAAAGCGCTGAAAGACGCAGTAAACTAATTTACTGCTGACTCCATTGCAGCATTTTCTACGGTGGAGTGAGGACTGCCAATGCGTTCTCATGTAACATACAGGCACATCAGGCAATTGATGTGCCTTTTTTTATCCTGCCGCGAGACAAATAGTGGTGGCGGGTGTCAGAAAGCATGGCTGGGAAGCTGCCGGCCTGAAACGCAGCAACGCGCATGCCTGCAGGGATGGGGTGCCAGCGTGAGGTTTACATTCATACTACAGCGGAGTGTTGTCATACCATGATGGACAATTTACGCGCGGCGTCGAACCATGTCGTGCTCAAGATTCTTCTCGGATTAATTATCCTGTCATTTGTGTTGACCGGTGTTGGCGGTTATCTGACCGGCGGCGGCGGTGACTACGCAGCAAAAGTAAACGGTCAGGAAATTAGCCGTGCTCAGCTGGATAACGCCTTTAATAACGAGCGCAATCGTCAGCAGCAGTTACTGGGCGATCGCTTCTCTCAGCTGGCTGGCAATGAAGGCTATATGCAGCAGATGCGCCAGCAGGCGCTGGCACAGCTGATTGATGAACTGTTGCTCGATCAGTATGCAAAAAAACTTAAACTGGCAATCGGCGACGATCAGATCAAGCAGGCAATCTTCAACCAGCCTGCTTTCCAGACCGATGGCAAATTTGATAACGCCAAATACCTCGCCCTTATTAACAACATGGGTTTCTCCGCCGACCGCTATGCGGAAGCGCTGCGCAAACAGCTGACAACCCAGCAGCTGATTTCCGCTGTCGCTAACACTGACTTTACCCTGAGTGGCGAAACGGATGCGCTGGCCGCACTGGTTTCCCAGGAGCGTGTGGTGCGTCAGGCCTCGCTGGATGTGAACGCCCTGGCGGCGAAACAGCAGGTCAGTGATGAAGAAATTAAAAACTATTATGCTCAGCGTAAAAGCAGCTTCCTGGCACCAGAGCAGTTCCGCGTAAGCTATATCAAGCTGGACGCGGCCAGTCTGCAACAGGAAGCCAGCGAAGCGGATATTCAGAGCTGGTACGAGCAGCATCAGGCTGAGTATGTCCAGCCGCAGCGCAATCGCTACAGCGTCATTCAGGTGAAAAGTGAAGCAGATGCCAAAGCAATTATTGAACAGCTGAAGCAGGGCGCGGATTTTGCGACGCTGGCAAAAGAAAAATCAGTCGATCCGATCTCTGCGCGTAAGGGCGGTGATATGGGCTGGCTGGAACCGGCAACTACGCCAGATGAGCTAAAAGACGCTAACCTGACCAGCAAAGGTCAGCTTTCTGACGTGGTTAAATCCTCTGTGGGCTTTCTGGTTATTCGTCTTGACGATATTCAGCCTGAGAAAGTCAAACCGCTGTCTGAAGTGCATGCGGCTATTGCTGATAAAGTGAAGCAGGAAAAAGCGCTGGATGCTTACTACAAACTGCAGCAAAAAGTCAGCGATGCGGCCAGCAACGATAACGAATCTCTGGCCAGTGCCGAGCAGGCAGCCGGTGTGAAGGCGGTAGAAACCGCATGGTTCAGCCGTGATAATATCCCTGAAGTGCTGAACTTCAAACCGGTTGAAGAGGCGATCTTTAACGGTAGCCTGCTGGGAGAAAACGGCACGCCGGGCAGCAACTCCAATATCATTACCGTTGATGGCGATCGTGCTTTTATTCTGCGTATCAGTGAGCATAAGCCGGAAGCGGTCAAAGCGCTGGATGAAGTAAAAACGCAGATTGCCGATACGCTGAAACGCAATAAAGCGGAGCAGCAGGCTAAAGCGCAGGCGGAAAAAATCCTGGCTGACCTGAAAGCGGGCAAACAGGATGCGCTGAAGGCCGCTGGCCTGGCGTTTGGCGAAGCAAAAACGCTGACGCGCGGCGATCGTGATGCCATTGTGCAGGCGGTATTCGAACTGCCTCAGCCGCAGGCGGGTAAACCGGTATACGGCACCAGCGAAGATATGCAGGGAAATATAGTGCTGCTGGCGCTGGATGAAGTTAAAGCGGGAAGCCTGCCGGAAGCGCAGAAACAGGCGATGGCGCAGGGCATCGCACAAAATAATGCGCAGATTGCGTTTGATGCGCTGCTGAATAATTTACGCAAAGAAGCGAAAATTAAGTACGGCGCTGCGGTACAGCAGTCCCGATAAGTCCCGCAAGAAAAATGCAACACGCTGCAAAACTGAAGGCCGCTTTCGCGGCCTTTTCCACATTTGCACACAGCCTTTTGTATTAAAAAAAATCAGCCATTACTGTTTCTCCTGCTGTTACATACAAGGAGAAATCAGCATGAAAAAACCTTATCTGGCTGCACTCTGTTTATCCCTTTCCCTGGGCTCAGGCTGCTGGTCATTGCCGGTTCTGGCAACCCCAACGACGGAAGCGGCTATCAGCAGCGCTGCACTTGATGATAGCACCAGACAAGCAGCCACGGACGCGATGGTTAGTATCAATAACGCTTCGGCACAGGAACTGGCTGCCGTAATGAACGGCGTAGGCATTAAGAAAGCGGAAGCTATTGTCAGCTACCGTGAGCAGTTTGGCCCGTTTACCGAGTTGGAACAGTTAAAAGAGGTGCCCGGTATCGGCAGTGCGCTGGTGGAGCGCAATCTGGCCCGGCTTAAATTGTGATCCTGTTCCCAACGCCAGTGACCGCCGCTTCGAGCGCATCGTTCGGCTGCTAATCTCTGAGAGGTCATACCAGATGGTGTGATCTCTTCCTACTATAAGGTTCAGAGCTATGCAGACCCTGATTAAAGTTCGTGGTTATCATTTGGATGTTTATCAACATGTGAACAATGCGCGCTATCTGGAGTTTTTGGAAGAAGCGCGCTGGGCGTGGCTGGAAAAACGAGAAGCCTTTCACTGGCTGATGGAAAACCAGCTGGCCTTCGTTGTGGTTAATATCAATATTAATTACCGCCGTCCGGCACGGTTAGGTGACGAGCTCGTTATTACCAGTCGTTTGCTACAGCTGAATAGTAAAAGCGGCGTGATAGCTCAGGAAATTACGCTGGCAAGCCAACCTGAGACCCTTGTGGTCGATGCGACACTGACCTTTGTCTGTATCGATCTGGAGACGCAAAAAGCGTTGCCGTTAGAAGGCGATCTGCGAGCACGTCTGGAAACGCTGTCAGGCTAAAAGTCCAGAAAATAAATTTGCGTAGTAAAGAAGCGAGCAGCCGGGAACGAAGATGGCCCGGCTGATTAATACCTTAGCGCAGGCCGGTTTTTTGCTTCATGCTTTGCATTACTGCGGCAGCATCGTCCTGATAATTTTTCAGGCCGTTAGCGCGTAAGTGGCAGGCGGCACATTCGCCGCAGCCGTCACCCTGAATGCCGTTATAACAGGTCAGCGTTTGCTGACGTATCAGCGGTAGCTGCTGCCAGTAATCGGCCAGTGCCCAGGTTTCTGCTTTATTGAGCCACATTAGCGGCGTTTCAAAACGTACCGGGCGATCCATACCCAGCTCCACGGCATGGTTCAGCGCTTTTACGAACTCATCACGGCAGTCGGGATAGCCCGAAAAATCGGTTTCGCAGACGCCGGTAATCACCGCCTCGGCTTCAACCTGATAGGCGTATACAGCCGCCAGCGTCAGAAAAAGGATATTGCGCCCCGGCACGAACGTACTGGGCAGGCCGCTGGCTTCCGGATCGAATGAGGGGACAGGAATATTGTCGCGTGTCAGGCTACTGATTGCCAGTTCGTTAAGCAGGGTTACGTCGAGCACCTTGTGGGCGCGAGCGCCAAGCTGAACGGCCAGCTTACGAGCCACATCGATCTCCTGGCGATGGCGTTGCCCATAGTCAAAAGTGACACAGTGCACTTCGTCATACTGCGCCAGTGCCTGAATCAAACAGGTTGTGGAGTCCTGTCCGCCGCTGAAAACTACTACTGCTCGTTTCATTTATTCGCCCTGATTAATGTACTCACGTTTATGGTACTGTCCGGCGGATAAGAAACATAGCCTGTTTTTAATTTGATGGATAAGGTTGCGGCACCGCTTATTGCCACGAGTGCCGCGAGCTGTTGTCAGCGCAAGATTTATTCTGCCTGTAGCTGATTCAGCCAGGGAGTGATATCGCCTACCCGCTGAGCTACCCACTGTGGGTCATACCAGGTATCGAGATAGCGCTCGCCGCTGTCGCACAGCAGCGTAACAATCGCCCCCTGTTGCTTCTGCTGACGCATCCGCTGCGCAACCTGTAACGCTCCCCAAAAATTGGTGCCGGTGGAAGCGCCAACCTTTCTGCCGAGCAGCTGCGCCAGAAACTGCATCGCCGCCGCGGAAGCGGCATCGGGCACGCGCATGATTTCATCAATAACGTCAGGAATAAACGAAGGCTCAACGCGTGGACGCCCGATCCCTTCGATACCGCTGCCGCGGTTGCTACGCAGGTCGGCGTTACGGGTATGCCAGTATTCATGGAATACTGAGTTATCCGGATCGACTACCAGTAAACGCGTATCGTGCCCCTGATAACGTAGATAGCGTCCGATAGTGGCGGAGGTGCCACCGGTTCCGGCGCCCATTACGATAGTATTCGGAACAGGGAAAGGCTCGCTGGCCATCTGCCGGAAGATACTGTCGGCGATATTATTATTGCCCCGCCAGTCGGTAGCCCGTTCGGCGTAGGTAAACTGATCCATAAAATGACCGTTAAGATCGCGTGCCAGCCGCTCGGATTCTTCATAGATGGCGCAAGGATCCTGCACGAAGTGGCACTCTCCGCCGTAAAAGTTAATCTGTTCTGATTTACGCCGTGCGGTGCTGGCAGGCATCACGGCGATAAAAGGTAGCCCAAGCAGTCGGGCAAAATAGGCTTCGGATACGGCCGTGCTGCCGGACGATGCTTCAATTATCGGCATGCCCTGTTTAATCCAGCCGTTGCTCAAGCCGTAAAGAAACAGCGAGCGAGCCAGACGATGTTTCAGGCTGCCGGTTGGATGCGTACTTTCATCTTTAAGATAGAACCAGATGCCGGGGAAGGCGGGTAAAGAGAAGCGGATCAGATGCGTCTCGGCGGAGCGCTGAAAATCAGCGTTGATTTCATTAATAGCATACTTAACCCACTGGCTACTCATTTTCATTTTCCTCTTTATCCCAGGCGCGACAAGAGTAAGGCATAAGGAAGAAAAAAAGTTTGCTTTATTTCCTGTACAATGCGCTTTTCTTAGCAAATTTTTCTCTGGAGAAAGAATGCTGGATAAAACCGATCGTAAACTGCTGGCGTTATTACAAAAGGATTGCACCTTATCCCTACAGTCGCTGGCGGAAGCCGTTAATCTGACCACCACCCCCTGCTGGAAACGGTTAAAAAAGCTGGAAGATGACGGTATCATTCGTGGACGCGTAGCGTTGCTGGATGGCGAAAAGCTGGGGCTGGCGCTTACCGCATTTATGCTGATTAAAACGCAGCAGCATAGCCGACAATGGTACCAGGAGTTTGTCAGCGTCGTGCAGGGCCTGCCGGAGGTGATGGCTTTTTATCGTATGGCGGGTGAATACGATTACCTGCTGCGTATTCAGGTTGCCGATATGAAACAATACGATGCGCTTTATAAGCGCCTGGTGAACGGCGTCAGCGGCCTGATCGATGTCACCTCAAGTTTCGCGATGGAAGAGATAAAATACACTACGGCGTTGCCCGTCGAACCTTGATCTTCCGTAGCCTTTTCTGACTCATCAATTAACCATGCAGGACGATACTTTGTGCGATTGTTTAGCCAGTTAAGTTGGTATTTTCTCCGCGAGTGGCGACGCTATCTCGGCGCGGTAACGCTATTGATCATCATTGCGGTGCTACAGCTGTTGCCGCCGAAAATCGTTGGCGTCATCATTGATGGCGTTACGCAACACCGTCTGAGCAGCGGCGGAGTGTTGATGTGGATTGGGATCATGCTGACAACCGCCATTGTGGTCTATCTGCTGCGCTACGTCTGGCGCGTATTGCTGTTTGGTGCCTCTTATCAGCTGGCGGTAGAACTGCGCGAAGATTTTTATCGCCAGCTTAGCCGACAGCATCCTGAATTCTATCTGCGTCACCGAACCGGCGATTTGATTGCGCGTGCCACGAATGATGTCGACCGGGTGGTTTTTGCTGCCGGTGAGGGCGTGCTGACGCTGGTGGATTCACTGGTCATGGGCTGCGCGGTATTAATCGTCATGAGTACGCAGATTAGCTGGCAGCTTACGCTGTTGGCGCTGATACCGATGCCGATTATGGCATTGGTGATCAAGCGCTACGGTGAACAGCTGCATCAGCGTTTTAAGCTGGCGCAGGCGGCTTTCTCCTCCCTTAACGACCAGGCACAGGAAAGTCTTTCCAGCATTCGCATGGTAAAAGCGTTTGGGCTGGAAACGCACCAGTCACAGCAGTTTTCTGATATTGCCGCCGACGCGGGTGAAAAAAACCTGCGCGTGGCGCGGGTTGATGCGCGCTTCGATCCGACGATTTACATCGCTATTGGTCTGTCGAACCTGCTGGCTATTGGCGGCGGCAGCTGGCTGGTCTGGCATCAGCAAATGACGCTGGGGCAGTTAACCAGCTTCGTTATGTATCTGGGTCTGATGATTTGGCCAATGCTGGCGCTGGCGTGGATGTTTAATATTGTCGAGCGCGGCAGTGCCGCCTGGAGCCGGATTCGCGCACTGCTTTCTGAAGCGCCAGCGGTAGAGGATGGCGCAAAAGTATTGCCGGAAGGACGGGGCGTACTACAGGTGGCGATCCGTGAATTTAATTACCCCGGCAGCCAACAGCCGACGCTGCGTAATCTCAACTTTCAGCTTAAACCAGGACAGATGCTGGGGCTTTGCGGCCCAACCGGTTCCGGTAAAAGTACGCTGTTAAGTTTAATTCAGCGCCATTTCGATATCTCTCAGGGAGATATTCGCTACCACAATATTCCGCTTACCCAGCTCCGGCTCGATAGCTGGCGCGGGCGGTTGGCGGTCGTGAATCAGACGCCGTTCCTGTTCTCCGATACCGTTGCCAACAATATCGCTCTGGGACGGCCTAACGCCAGCCGCGAAGAGATTGAGCGGGCGGCGAAGCTGGCAAGCGTGCATGAGGATATTCTGCGTTTGCCGCAGGGTTATGATACTGAGGTGGGCGAGCGTGGCGTGATGCTCTCCGGCGGGCAAAAGCAGCGTATCTCTATCGCGCGTGCGCTGTTACTGAGCGCTGAAATTTTAATTCTGGACGATGCGCTTTCCGCCGTCGATGGGCGGACTGAGCATCAGATTTTGCACAATCTGCGTCACTGGGGGCAGGGACGTACCGTGATTATCAGCGCACACCGCCTGTCGGCGTTGACCGAAGCCAGCGAAATCCTGGTATTGCAGCAGGGCGTTGTGGCACAGCGCGGCGAACACAGCACGCTGGTGCAGCAGCGGGGCTGGTACAGCGAAATGTATCGTTATCAGCAGCTGGAAGCAGCATTGGATGACGATGAAGAAAATGCAGCGAAGGAGGAGAGCCGTGGCTGATACCAGGAAACTTTGGCCTACGCTGAAGCGGCTGCTTTCCTATGGGAAACCCTGGCGTAAGGCGCTGTCGCTGGCGGTATTGATGCTGTGGATTGCCGCGGCAGCTGAAGTATTGGGGCCGGTGCTGGTTGGCTACTTTATCGATCGTCTGGTGGCGCAGCACAGTATGCCGCTGGGAAAGGCGGTCGGACTGGCCTGCGCGTTTATTTTCCTGCAGGGGCTGGCGGCACTGCTGCATTACTGGCAGGCGCTGCTGTTTAATCAGGCGGCGGTGGGTGTGGTACAACGTCTGCGTTCTGATGTTATGGATGCGGCACTGCGCCAGCCGCTTAGCGCCTTTGATACCCAGCCGGTGGGGCAAATCATTTCGCGCGTCACTAATGATACTGAAGTCATAAAAGATCTTTGGGTAACGGTAGTTGCGACGGTACTGCGTAGCGCGGCTTTAATCGGCGCTATGTTGATTGCAATGTTCAGTCTCGACTGGCGTATGGCGCTGGTGGCAGTGGTTATTTTCCCGCTGGTGCTTACCGTAATGTTTATTTATCAGCGTTACAGCACGCCGATCGTGCGTCGTGTGCGTAGCTATCTGGCTGATATTAATAACGGCTTTAATGAAGTCATCAACGGCATGAGCGTTATCCAGCAGTTTCGCCAGCAGGCACGTTTTGGCGAGCGTATGGGAGAAGCCAGCCGTTCGCACTATCTGGCGCGTATGGAAACGTTAAAACTGGACGGTTTTTTATTACGTCCGCTGCTGAGCCTGTTTTCCGCCGCGATTCTGTGCGGTCTGCTAATGCTGTTCAGCTTCTCTTCCACCGGCGTGTTTGAAGTGGGCGTCCTGTATGCGTTTATCAGCTATCTTGGACGGCTCAATGAACCGTTAATCGAATTGACCACTCAACAATCGATGTTGCAGCAGGCAGTAGTGGCTGGCGAGCGCGTTTTTGAATTAATGGATGCGCCTCGCCAGCATTACGGCAGCGATATACAGCCGCTGCGAAGCGGCAGCATCACTATCGATCGGCTCAGTTTTGCCTATCGCGAAGGGCGTAACGTGCTGGAAAATATCTCCCTTCAGGTACCTTCACGCAGCTTTGTAGCGTTGGTTGGGCATACCGGCAGCGGTAAGAGCACGCTGGCCAGCCTGCTGATGGGCTACTATCCGGTTACTCAGGGATCTATCCATCTTGACGATCGTCCGCTGGCGCAGCTCAGTCATCAGGTATTGCGTCAGGGTGTGGCGATGGTACAGCAGGATCCGGTTGTGCTGGCAGATACCTTTTTCGCTAATGTGGCGCTGGGGCGCGATATCAGCGAGCAGGCCGTATGGCAGGCGCTGGAAACCGTACAGCTGGCACCGCTGGCTCGTGGTCTTTCTGAAGGCATCCATACGCGTCTTGGCGAGCAGGGCAACAATCTGTCCGTAGGGCAAAAACAACTGCTGGCGCTGGCGCGCGTACTGGTAGCAGAGCCGCAAATCCTGATTCTTGACGAAGCGACAGCAAATATTGATTCAGGCACCGAGCAGGCGATCCAGCGAGCGCTACGCGAAGTCAGAAAGAAGACTACGCTGGTAGTAATTGCGCATCGTCTCTCTACCATTACCGAGGCCGATACCATTTTAGTGCTGCATCGCGGCCAGGCGGTAGAGCAGGGGACGCACCATCAGCTACTGGCGCTGCAAGGCCGTTACTGGCAAATGTACCAGCTGCAACAGGTAGGCAGCGAGCTTGCGGCTGGTGCGGTGGAAAACGCCTGACGCTATATTGCACCTCTTTCAGGCAGCGATAGCGAAAACGGAACCCATCGCTGCACGCTTAATGAACGTGACGCACCTTCGAGGTGCGTTTTTTTTACTATTGAATTGTTTCATATTCTTCATGTTTATTTTTTCTTTCATTTAATCAAGCTGTGAACGCTTCCTGCTGTAAATCTTTCTTTCTCATATCTGGCACAAGCTTTGCTTTATTCACTGCGCGTGAAGTGAGAAACCAATCTTATTCGGTGAGGGGAGCGTATGAAGCTGGTTACCGTCGTTATCAAACCATTCAAGCTGGAAGAC
The sequence above is a segment of the Mixta intestinalis genome. Coding sequences within it:
- a CDS encoding SmdB family multidrug efflux ABC transporter permease/ATP-binding protein, with the protein product MQRRRRAVADTRKLWPTLKRLLSYGKPWRKALSLAVLMLWIAAAAEVLGPVLVGYFIDRLVAQHSMPLGKAVGLACAFIFLQGLAALLHYWQALLFNQAAVGVVQRLRSDVMDAALRQPLSAFDTQPVGQIISRVTNDTEVIKDLWVTVVATVLRSAALIGAMLIAMFSLDWRMALVAVVIFPLVLTVMFIYQRYSTPIVRRVRSYLADINNGFNEVINGMSVIQQFRQQARFGERMGEASRSHYLARMETLKLDGFLLRPLLSLFSAAILCGLLMLFSFSSTGVFEVGVLYAFISYLGRLNEPLIELTTQQSMLQQAVVAGERVFELMDAPRQHYGSDIQPLRSGSITIDRLSFAYREGRNVLENISLQVPSRSFVALVGHTGSGKSTLASLLMGYYPVTQGSIHLDDRPLAQLSHQVLRQGVAMVQQDPVVLADTFFANVALGRDISEQAVWQALETVQLAPLARGLSEGIHTRLGEQGNNLSVGQKQLLALARVLVAEPQILILDEATANIDSGTEQAIQRALREVRKKTTLVVIAHRLSTITEADTILVLHRGQAVEQGTHHQLLALQGRYWQMYQLQQVGSELAAGAVENA